One Brassica napus cultivar Da-Ae chromosome C4, Da-Ae, whole genome shotgun sequence genomic region harbors:
- the LOC106426550 gene encoding F-box protein At5g39250, translating into MFTEEVLKNVFPLLEGEDLAACMGVCKQWRHIAKDDFYWKCQCAKKWPSVCKRTKPPTGTYYKMFQTFSKRRLNRTLPPPRLSFENLEFFVDIWSEDKPVYSGLIPGLAMETGIKPLPSGISNVLRTHLAKPDYKMVVPAEPRFTVPLNQTVSVSMLVGRNDSDKVARIINRSVFEYIDRSSYRALAFEYLDLSPYYPFVSGIRAWVSLLFMDAEDINDGVLDVFGIQLDFCDVAETKEEVLWLLDMLDWK; encoded by the coding sequence ATGTTCACAGAAGAAGTCTTGAAGAATGTTTTTCCATTGCTTGAAGGAGAAGATCTAGCAGCTTGTATGGGTGTCTGCAAACAGTGGAGACACATAGCAAAGGACGATTTTTACTGGAAATGTCAATGCGCCAAGAAATGGCCTTCCGTCTGCAAACGAACCAAACCGCCCACCGGAACATACTACAAGATGTTTCAAACGTTTAGCAAACGGAGGCTAAACCGTACCCTCCCTCCTCCAAGGCTCTCCTTCGAGAACTTGGAGTTCTTCGTCGACATTTGGTCCGAAGATAAACCGGTTTACTCCGGTTTAATTCCCGGTCTTGCGATGGAAACGGGAATCAAACCTTTACCATCAGGAATCAGCAACGTTCTTAGGACTCACTTAGCGAAACCTGATTACAAAATGGTTGTTCCCGCTGAGCCTAGATTCACTGTTCCGTTAAACCAGACGGTTAGTGTCTCTATGCTTGTGGGAAGGAATGATTCAGACAAGGTTGCTAGGATAATCAACCGGTCTGTCTTTGAGTATATCGACCGTTCGTCCTACCGGGCTCTTGCTTTTGAGTATCTTGACTTATCTCCTTATTACCCTTTTGTCTCGGGGATACGAGCATGGGTCTCTTTGCTTTTCATGGATGCTGAGGATATAAACGATGGGGTTCTCGACGTTTTTGGGATTCAGTTGGATTTCTGTGATGTTGCTGAGACTAAAGAAGAGGTTTTGTGGCTTCTTGATATGCTTGATTGGAAATGA